One genomic window of Ficedula albicollis isolate OC2 chromosome 18, FicAlb1.5, whole genome shotgun sequence includes the following:
- the SRSF2 gene encoding serine/arginine-rich splicing factor 2: MSYGRPPPDVEGMTSLKVDNLTYRTSPDTLRRVFEKYGRVGDVYIPRDRYTKESRGFAFVRFHDKRDAEDAMDAMDGAVLDGRELRVQMARYGRPPDSHHSRRGPPPPRRLDRMTYCCPFQLDRLWDCVSVFLPRRRRRSRSRSRSRSRSRSRSRYSRSKSRSRTRSRSRSTSKSRSARRSKSKSSSVSRSRSRSRSRSRSRSPPPASKRESNSRSRSKSPPKSPEEEGAVSS; this comes from the exons ATGAGCTA cggcCGCCCGCCTCCCGATGTGGAGGGCATGACGTCCCTCAAGGTGGACAACCTGACCTACCGCACCTCCCCGGACACCCTCCGGAGGGTCTTTGAGAAGTACGGCCGCGTGGGCGACGTCTACATCCCCCGGGACCGCTACACCAAGGAGAGCCGCGGCTTCGCCTTCGTGCGCTTCCACGACAAGCGGGACGCGGAGGACGCGATGGACGCGATGGACGGGGCGGTGCTGGACGGCCGGGAGCTCCGCGTGCAGATGGCCCGCTACGGCCGCCCGCCCGACTCGCACCACAGCCGCCGCGggccgccgccccccc ggaggttggaccgCATGACTTACTGTTGCCCCTTCCAGCTGGACCGATTGTGGGATTGTGTGTCTGTTTTCCT CCCTAGAAGACGCCGTCGCAGCCGATCTAGAAGCAGGAGCCGCTCTAGGTCTCGCAGTCGGTCCCGCTACAGTCGATCCAAATCCCGGTCTCGCACACGTTCTCGGTCTCGCTCCACCTCCAAGTCCAGATCTGCCAGGAGATCCAAGTCAAAGTCCTCATCTGTCTCCAGATCCCGGTCCAGGTCAAGATCCCGGTCCAGATCTAGAAGCCCACCTCCTGCCTCAAAGAGGGAATCCAACTCTAGATCCAGGTCTAAGAGCCCTCCCAAGTCTCCGGAAGAAGAAGGAGCTGTATCCTCCTAG